In the genome of Actinomycetes bacterium, the window ATGCTTCGGGCGGGCCACCGGATCTGAGAATCACGGTCCGCGCAGGGCTAGTGTCAAATCATGAGCATCGCAGACATCGGTCCCCGTCCCCAGGCGTTCAACTTGGAGACCGAGACGCTCGAGAACCCCAACTACCGCACCGTGGCCTGGAGCGGCACCTACCTGCAGGTCACCCTCATGTCGATTCCGGTCAACGGTGACATCGGCTTGGAGAAGCACGGTGAGACGGACCAGTTCATTCGGCTCGACCGCGGTCACGGCCGCGCCCAGATGGGACCCGCCAAGGACGACCTGACCTATGACCAAGAGGTCACCGACGGCTGGTGCGTCCTCGTGCCGGCCGGCAGTTGGCACAACATCACCAACATCGGCGACGAA includes:
- a CDS encoding cupin domain-containing protein; protein product: MSIADIGPRPQAFNLETETLENPNYRTVAWSGTYLQVTLMSIPVNGDIGLEKHGETDQFIRLDRGHGRAQMGPAKDDLTYDQEVTDGWCVLVPAGSWHNITNIGDEPMQVYTVYAPQHHKPGKVQQTKAIADTDTDDEPADWSVQ